A single Nostoc sp. GT001 DNA region contains:
- a CDS encoding helix-turn-helix transcriptional regulator, whose protein sequence is MPTGERNNNKVDLQMKIKIDVTPVASFRWNEENAQKLRELREKAGYSRKALSEIVGISATYIQQLEAPHLFVNRPKKPKEITVSTEILQKLCVALNGDVSSLIWDINCTVQ, encoded by the coding sequence ATGCCAACAGGTGAGCGCAATAACAACAAGGTAGATTTACAAATGAAGATAAAAATAGATGTTACTCCGGTAGCATCTTTCCGTTGGAATGAAGAAAACGCTCAGAAATTAAGAGAATTAAGGGAAAAGGCTGGATATAGCCGGAAAGCACTATCAGAGATAGTAGGTATATCTGCTACTTACATTCAGCAATTAGAAGCTCCACATTTGTTTGTTAATCGTCCTAAAAAGCCGAAAGAAATAACTGTTAGTACCGAAATCCTACAAAAGCTTTGTGTTGCATTAAATGGTGACGTATCTTCTTTAATTTGGGATATAAACTGCACCGTACAATAG